The stretch of DNA AAATGTATAGTTTTTCACCAAAATTAAAATCAACTTCTATAATACTGCTTGTTGTAGGTTTAGTTCTATTTGGTATTGGTTTTTTCTTGAATAAAGGAATCAGCACGGAAAAGATTGAACAGATGATGGAAGCTGTTCACGCTTCAGGTCATAATGCTCCTACACATTCAAGTGAGATGGTAGGTCCTCAGGATCATGCTGCTCATTTAGAACATGCAGAAATGCAAGTTCACAACCAACCTTTAGCATCACTACACTTTGTAGCTGTATTTTTCTTTGGAGTAAGTTGTGCAGTATTGTTTTTCTATTGTATTCAGCATGCTTCTCATGCAGGTTGGCCAATTATTATTACAAGAGTAATGGAAGCTATTGCTTCTTATATTCCATATGGAGGTGCTATTCTGATCATCCTTATGCTATTGAATATTACGCATAATGGTCACCTTTTTCACTGGATGGATCCCGAGTTAACCAACCCGGACTCTCCGAAATTTGATGTGATCTTATTTGAGAAGAAAAAGTTCCTTAACATTCCTGCTTATGCATTTAGAACTTTCATATATGTAATCGGAGCATCTTTCTTTGCATGGAAATTGAAAGCTCAATCTAAAAAAGTAGATGAAACGAAGTCTAAAGTAGACTATCAGATGCTTTACAGATGGGCAGTAGGATATATCGCTTTCTTCGGGTTTGCTTCTGCAGCTTGGGCTTGGGACTGGTTGATGTCTATTGACCCTCACTGGTATTCTACAATGTATATCTGGTATTCAATGGTTAGCTGTCTGGCTAGTGGTATTGCCGTGATCATTTTGATCAGTGTATACCTTAAGAAAAACGGTTTCTTACCTCAGTTCAATGATAACCACTTACACGATTTAGGAGTATTCCTTTTCGCAACAAGTATGCTTTGGACATATACATGGTTTGCTCAGTTTATGCTTTACTGGTATGCTAACGTACCGGAAGAGGTTAACTACTTCTTCGGAAGATTCCAGCACTATTCGCCAACATTCTTGCCAATGCTTATTGTAAACTTCGTATTACCGTTATTGGTATTAGTAAGTAGTAGCATCAAGAGAAACTACAAAGTAGTTACTGTAATGGCTGTAGTAGTTCTTTTAGGACACATCTTAGATTACTTCAATATGGTGATGCCAGGAACGGTAGGACCATACTGGAAAACTCCTGAAGTATTCTTATTGATATTAGGTTCTATCCTATTTATAGTTGGGTTATTTATGTTTACCGTAATGTCAGCATTATCTAAACTGAAATTGATTCCTACAGGAAACCCTTACTTACATGAATCTGAAATTTATGAGTATCCTTTCTAAGGACTTGTAACAAAATAAAACTCTAAAAGACTGATTATTAAATAATCAGTCTTTTTTTATGCCACCAATCTATATCTTCATACAAAACATCAAAAACAAATGATCATGAAAAAATTCTTCCTTTTACAAATCTTATCTATCTTGTTGTTCCATTTTACGAATGCACAAACCATTACATTTGTTTCCGAGAAGGATAATAAACCATTACCCAAAGTTTCTGTCTTCGGAAAGGACGGAAGTATTTTAGCCTTCTCCAATATAGAAGGTAAAATAGATAAACAGACATTGACTCCGGCCCAGGAAAAATTTCAGTTGGTTTATGATAATTTTGTAGTAGCCACCCTCTCCTATTCTGACTTTAACAACGACATTATAAAAATCAATGATCAGGTAAAAGAAATTGAAACGGTAGTTATTAAAAACAATAAACCTGCAAAATATATTTTCATAAAAGGCAATTTTAATTCTTATGTCACCGTAAATAATAAACTGAACGGTTATACGGATGGAATCGTTACTTATATTTTTGATAATAAAACCAAAAAATTAAAAAGCACCAATGTCCAACAATACAGGATTTACAGAGTAGAGGATCCTAAAAATGAAAAGAAGCAGACTTCAAGTTGGGATTATGGAAATTCTTTAAAACTTCCAAAACTTAAAAACCTGGGAAATCCTGAAGAGTATAAAACAAAAATAAATACGATTAAAGAACTGAAGGGGAACAGAAAAGATGAAATAGAAGTCTCCGGTGCATTATTGCAGGAAAAAGAATTTGCTTTTTTAGGCTATCGGTTCTACGACATCAGAACAGTTTTACATCTTTCCTTTGAAAAAGACTCTCAAAAAACATTGAAAGATTTTTTAGAATATAATGAACTTACTTTCGTTAAACTAAAACACAAAAGTGAACCTGACTATAATCAGATTCAAGTATACTCCAATTTTTATCCAACTGAACTTTCGTTTGAAAATGATAATGATGTGCAAAAGGTAAAATTCGACAAAGACAACAGTAACTATACAACTAAGTTCTGGCAAGACCCTTCTTTTCCAAATATGCAAAGTATTTTCAGTTCTTTTTTCAAAGGAAATCTAAAAGAACAAGAAAATAAAAAATAAAAAATTTCTATTAATAAAGGTTTTACTAAATTTGTAGCAAACCGAATAAAATGAAAAAGTTTTCTCTTCTACTAATTTGCAGTTTATTGCTTTTCACAGCATGTAAGAAAGATCATGTAGATGCTACGAGTACAAAAACTTTGCAATCAAGTATCAACGATATGGCCTCCAGCCTTTCAACCATTAAACAAATTAAGTTTAATGAGGCACTCTATATCCTTAAGACTTTTGGAGTAGAGGCAGAAGGTGATGTCAATGAATTGAAAGCTCTAGGTCAGCTTATCAATGGAAAAAAAGTTCCTGAAATCTTAACAATGGCTGACGAAGTCGCTCAAAAAAATGGAATTGAATGGGCAAGTACGGCCCCTCCTTCATTAGGAGAAATGAATATTTTTGGAGACGAAAAAGCAAAAGAAAGTGACCCGAATGATGTTAAAGCCAATTCATTAAGTATTACGACTACCCCATCGGCAGACGATGGTAACGGAGCTACCGCTATTCAGATCATTCCGAGACTTGTTGATAATGCAGGAAATCCTGTTTCATTTACCGGTGCCGGCTTAGAAACCACGCTAGAAGTATTTAGTAATGGGGTAAAACTTTCTACCGCAAAAAATCTGATGATAGATAATAATTTTAAAGGGTTTAATTTAAGGTTTTCATCTCTTCTCGCTTCAAAAGTAGTTGATAACAAAATCGACATTACTGTTTCGGTAAAAACGACTGCAAAAACTTTCAAAATGTCTAAAATTGGACTAGAGGTTAACCCTTCTGCTTTGAAGGTTCCTGCTCCTCCTAAAATAGATTCTGTGACCGCAAGTCAGGAACCAAGTGCAGTAGTAGATCCTAATAATCCAACCGGGGTTTCTACTCCTCCTACAACCACAGAACCAGCAGTGACTGCTCCGGCAACACCAAAACAACCGGCAGCCGATCCTAAAAATACAGTAAGTAAATTTTTAAATAACGTCAGCTCACAAAATCTTAAAGCTGCATTTGAAGCATCAAACAATCCAAACTGGGGAAGCTATGAGTCTTTCTCTAATCCTACTTCCGGATTTGGATCTGTAAAAAATGTAAGTGTTAAAAACATTACTGCTAATGCGGCTAATGCCAATAGCTCAAGCGTCAATGCAACCTATGATGTAACTGACAAAAATGGAAAAGTAACTTCTTTGAAAGTAACTTTCGGACTTAAAAATGTAAACGGAGACTGGAAAATTTCCAGTTACAAAATCAACCCATAAATTAAATGGCTTCACAAGAATTAATTCATCAACTAGAAAATACCATTGAAAATATCCCTGATTTTCCCATTCCGGGAATACAGTTTAAGGATATCTCTCCCATTTTCCTAAATCCTAAGCTGTATGAAGAGGTTATAGAAGATCTGGTGAAATTCAGTAAGGGAAAAGTAGATGCCGTTTGCGGGATTGAAAGCCGTGGATATCTTTTTGGAATAGCCATTGCCGTTGCTTTGGAAGTTCCATTTATCCTTATCAGAAAAAAAGGAAAGCTACCACCGCCAATTATTTCAGAAAAATATGACCTGGAATATGGAAGTGCGGAAATCGAAACCCGTGAAGGACAGATTAAAAACGGCCAGCGAATACTCATTCATGATGATTTACTTGCAACCGGAGGAACGACAGAAGCAGCTGCAAAACTTGTTGAAAAACAAGGGGCTAAAGTTGTCCAGTTTAGTTTTTTAACTGCCTTAAAGGATTTAAACGGTGATGAAAAATTAAAAAAATTCAATGCCGAGATCTATCATATTTTAGAATATTAAATAATACATTCAAAGTATTTTGTAAATCCCTCAGAAACAATTAAATTTGCAATTCAATTTTTAACAATTTATGGCAAAACTTGCAAAGAATGCTCAAAAAGAGCAAGAAGGTAAAGAAACAGTAGAGTTTTTTAAGGACCTGGACAGAGAGGCTTTAAATACAGAAAAATTCCTTGAAAAATATTCAAAACCACTAGGTATTGTTTTTGGAGCTTTGATTTTAGGAGTTTTAGGATTTTTTGCTTACAAACAATTTGTTGTAGCTCCTCAAAATGCTGAAGCAGTAAAAACTTTCCTTGCCGCTCAAAAAAATCTTACTGAAGGTAAAGATAAAGAAGCGCTAGGTGGTAAATCTGCTGCAAACCCAGGTTTTGTAGGAACTTATAATGATTTCTCTTCTACAGATATTGGGAAGCTTGCTGCTTATAATGCAGGTTTACTAAAATTTAAAGAAGGAAAATTCCAAGAAGCTTATGATCTTTTAGATAAGTTTTCATCTGATAATAAGACATTAATGGCAATGAAGTATGGGGCTATGGCAGATGCTCAGTCAGGTCTTAATAAAAATGATGATGCCTTAGCTTTATTAGATAAAGCAGCAACTGCTTCATCAGATCCTTATACTACTTATTATTTTACAAGAAAAGCAGGTATTGTAGCATTAGGATTAAAGAAAAATGCAGATGCTAAAAAGTACTTCTCTACAATTGATGAAAAATATCAGGACTACGATAACGGAATGTCTGATTCTTATATTGAAATGACTAAATATTATTAAAAATGGCAACAGTTAATCTTTCGGATTACAAGCCACTTAATATAAACAATGCCGAAGATTTTTCTATCGGCATTGTTTTTTCTGAGTGGAATGATTTTGTAACCTACAATCTTCGTGATGCAGCTTTAGAAATCCTTAAAAAAGAAGGAGTAAAAGACGAAAACATAAAACTTTTTACCGTGCCTGGTGCATTTGAATTAAATTATGCGAGCATGCAGTTGTGTAAAGAGCGAAAATTTGATGCCGTGATTGCAATAGGATGCATCATTAGAGGAGAAACGCCTCACTTTGATTTTGTATCATCTGCAGTTGCACAGGGAATCAAAGATTGCAACATTTTAACCGATACACCAACCATCTTCTGTGTTCTTACAGACGATACAAAAGAGCAGTCTATTGCACGTAGTGGTGGTGATTTAGGCAATAAAGGAGTAGAGGCTGCCGTTACTGCATTAACGATGATTGATTTTAAAAAGAAATTATCAGATAAAAAAAGCAATATCGGTTTCGGAAACTCTTAATACTTAACCATTATGTATCCTAAAAAAATCAAGCCTTTTATATACCTGGGATTATTCTATCTTCTCGTATCATTAATTTTAAGAGTAGTATTCTTTTTTCATCCGATAACTACTTCTGGTTTTGGATTTTTAGAGATACTGAAAGTATTATTCATCGGGGTTATTAATGATGCTTTTGTGTTTGTATTAGCCAGCTCATTTTTAGCCTTATACTTTTTATTTCTTTCAAATGCTAAGTATAAAAGACCTTATGGACATATAATATTAGGAGCCTTAGTGCTCCTTTTTCTCTATATACTACTGATTCCCAATAATATATTTAAACAATATGGAGGATCTATAGCCGAGATCGCACTTACTTTTATTGGACTGAAAACATTATTTTTTGCATTAATGCTTTTTCTTCCTTCCAAAAGAATTAAAATACGGAATACGCTTTACTTCATTACTCTGTTTTTATATGTACTCCTAATTGTATTTAATGCTGTAAGCGAATACTTCTTTTATAATGAATTTGGCCTTCGGTATAATTTTATAGCAGTAGATTATCTTATTTACACCAATGAAGTCATAGGAAACATTATGGAAAGCTATCCGGTTATTCCTTTGTTTTTAATCATTGCTGCTATTACATTTGGAATTACATGGTTCATTTATAAGAAAACAAAAGATGAGCTTATAGATCTACCTAACCTTAAGCAGAAAGCAGTCTTATTGGGTACTTTTATTCTACTTGTTGTCATTAGCTTAACAGGCTTAAGCTTTACAACACAGATAAAGTCTTCTAATGTATTTGCTGAAGAAATTGAGGCGAATGGACTTCCTAAGTTTTACTGGGCGTTTACCCATAATGAATTGGATTATTTCCAATTCTATCCTCAGATTGATCAAAAGACCGCTGAAAAAGAATTTTTAAGTCAATATGCAGAACCTGTTTTATCAAGAAAAATCACGTCTGACCAACCGGAACTCAAAAAAAATGTTGTCCTTATTTCCATTGAAAGCTTATCTGCTGAATTCATGCAACATTATGGAAACGATCAGAAAATAACTCCATTTTTAGACAGCTTGGCTAATCATTCCCTGATGTTTACCAATCTGTATGCAACAGGAAACAGAACGGTTCGCGGATTAGAGGCATTAACGCTCTGCATTCCCCCTACCGCTGGAGAAAGTATTATTAAAAGGGAAAATAATAAAAATAAATTCACAACAGGAAGTGTCTTTAAATCTAAAGGATATGATGTGAAATTCTTGTATGGTGGTTACAGCTATTTCGATAATATGCAGGATTTCTTTGAAGGTAACGGATACGGAATCGTTGACAGAAATAACTTTAAACCTGAAGAAATTACGTTTGCTAATGTTTGGGGAGTAGCAGATGAAGATATGGCCAAAAAGGCAATACAAACCATGAATGCTGAGTCAAAATCAGGAAAGCCTTTTTTCAACCATTGGATGACTGTTTCCAATCACAGACCATTT from Chryseobacterium piperi encodes:
- a CDS encoding NTF2-like transpeptidase, which translates into the protein MKKFSLLLICSLLLFTACKKDHVDATSTKTLQSSINDMASSLSTIKQIKFNEALYILKTFGVEAEGDVNELKALGQLINGKKVPEILTMADEVAQKNGIEWASTAPPSLGEMNIFGDEKAKESDPNDVKANSLSITTTPSADDGNGATAIQIIPRLVDNAGNPVSFTGAGLETTLEVFSNGVKLSTAKNLMIDNNFKGFNLRFSSLLASKVVDNKIDITVSVKTTAKTFKMSKIGLEVNPSALKVPAPPKIDSVTASQEPSAVVDPNNPTGVSTPPTTTEPAVTAPATPKQPAADPKNTVSKFLNNVSSQNLKAAFEASNNPNWGSYESFSNPTSGFGSVKNVSVKNITANAANANSSSVNATYDVTDKNGKVTSLKVTFGLKNVNGDWKISSYKINP
- a CDS encoding adenine phosphoribosyltransferase, which codes for MASQELIHQLENTIENIPDFPIPGIQFKDISPIFLNPKLYEEVIEDLVKFSKGKVDAVCGIESRGYLFGIAIAVALEVPFILIRKKGKLPPPIISEKYDLEYGSAEIETREGQIKNGQRILIHDDLLATGGTTEAAAKLVEKQGAKVVQFSFLTALKDLNGDEKLKKFNAEIYHILEY
- a CDS encoding YfgM family protein codes for the protein MAKLAKNAQKEQEGKETVEFFKDLDREALNTEKFLEKYSKPLGIVFGALILGVLGFFAYKQFVVAPQNAEAVKTFLAAQKNLTEGKDKEALGGKSAANPGFVGTYNDFSSTDIGKLAAYNAGLLKFKEGKFQEAYDLLDKFSSDNKTLMAMKYGAMADAQSGLNKNDDALALLDKAATASSDPYTTYYFTRKAGIVALGLKKNADAKKYFSTIDEKYQDYDNGMSDSYIEMTKYY
- the ribH gene encoding 6,7-dimethyl-8-ribityllumazine synthase, with product MATVNLSDYKPLNINNAEDFSIGIVFSEWNDFVTYNLRDAALEILKKEGVKDENIKLFTVPGAFELNYASMQLCKERKFDAVIAIGCIIRGETPHFDFVSSAVAQGIKDCNILTDTPTIFCVLTDDTKEQSIARSGGDLGNKGVEAAVTALTMIDFKKKLSDKKSNIGFGNS
- a CDS encoding LTA synthase family protein encodes the protein MYPKKIKPFIYLGLFYLLVSLILRVVFFFHPITTSGFGFLEILKVLFIGVINDAFVFVLASSFLALYFLFLSNAKYKRPYGHIILGALVLLFLYILLIPNNIFKQYGGSIAEIALTFIGLKTLFFALMLFLPSKRIKIRNTLYFITLFLYVLLIVFNAVSEYFFYNEFGLRYNFIAVDYLIYTNEVIGNIMESYPVIPLFLIIAAITFGITWFIYKKTKDELIDLPNLKQKAVLLGTFILLVVISLTGLSFTTQIKSSNVFAEEIEANGLPKFYWAFTHNELDYFQFYPQIDQKTAEKEFLSQYAEPVLSRKITSDQPELKKNVVLISIESLSAEFMQHYGNDQKITPFLDSLANHSLMFTNLYATGNRTVRGLEALTLCIPPTAGESIIKRENNKNKFTTGSVFKSKGYDVKFLYGGYSYFDNMQDFFEGNGYGIVDRNNFKPEEITFANVWGVADEDMAKKAIQTMNAESKSGKPFFNHWMTVSNHRPFTYPNGRIDIPGDAKSREGGVKYTDYSLRKFFEMAKKQDWYKNTVFVIIADHCASSAGSTALPMDKYRIPAMVFSDGFIQPQKFDQLMSQIDVMPTVLGLLNFNYQSKFLGQDVFKKEFQPKAYIATYQDLGFVKDGFLTVISPVKKVKQYSLSQKANQLAPEFNIYYDETPVKNTNQKITDQAISAYQSTSYWLKTNQLNR